The following proteins are encoded in a genomic region of Terriglobales bacterium:
- a CDS encoding SGNH/GDSL hydrolase family protein has protein sequence MQLSRRVQQILIAVAVYVCVSSPLLAAPSHWVGSWAASQQLVEPHNALSQDDLRDCTLRQIVHLSLGGTKLRVHLSNRFGTAPLRFVSLHIARSVAAASSKIDTATDKALTFSGSADVTIPAGADYVSDPIEFRAAPFADIAISLHLETPPAEETGHPGSRATSYVSHGDHVSEAELGDAQKVEHWYFISGIDVSAPPAAVAVVTLGDSITDGHGATTDANNRWPDVLAKRLQASAATREVAVLNHGIGGNRILLDGLGPNALARFDHDVLAQPGARYLIVLEGINDIGTLSREREVPAAEHDALVHHITAAYEQMITRAHTHGIKVFGATILPFVGSGYYHPGTAAEADREAINAWIRAPGHFDSVIDLDKVTRDPEHPERLKPAFDSGDHLHPSPDGYAAMANAIPLSLFTGNSESRRHAARK, from the coding sequence GTGCAGCTATCCAGGCGAGTTCAGCAGATCCTGATCGCGGTCGCGGTATATGTATGCGTATCTTCTCCCTTACTAGCTGCGCCATCGCATTGGGTCGGCTCGTGGGCGGCTTCACAGCAGCTCGTCGAACCGCACAATGCTTTGAGCCAGGATGACCTTCGCGACTGCACTCTCCGGCAGATCGTTCATCTCTCGTTAGGCGGGACGAAGTTGCGCGTGCATCTCTCGAACCGGTTTGGAACAGCTCCACTGCGATTCGTATCCCTACACATCGCTCGATCAGTTGCCGCCGCATCTTCGAAAATCGATACGGCGACCGACAAGGCGCTCACGTTTTCCGGGAGTGCTGACGTGACGATTCCGGCAGGAGCCGATTACGTCTCAGATCCAATCGAATTTCGTGCTGCACCATTCGCCGATATTGCGATCTCGCTGCACTTGGAGACTCCTCCGGCAGAGGAGACCGGACATCCGGGTTCTCGCGCCACATCCTATGTAAGCCATGGCGATCATGTTTCCGAAGCGGAACTTGGGGACGCGCAGAAGGTGGAGCATTGGTATTTCATTTCGGGAATCGACGTTTCAGCTCCGCCAGCAGCCGTTGCTGTAGTCACATTGGGAGATTCGATTACCGACGGTCACGGCGCAACCACCGACGCGAATAATCGCTGGCCCGATGTGCTCGCCAAACGCCTGCAGGCAAGCGCCGCGACGAGAGAGGTTGCGGTTCTGAATCATGGAATCGGCGGCAACCGCATTCTGCTCGACGGCCTCGGACCAAACGCTCTGGCCCGCTTCGATCATGACGTGCTCGCCCAGCCCGGCGCTCGCTACCTTATCGTTCTCGAAGGCATCAACGACATCGGAACGCTGTCGCGCGAACGCGAAGTTCCGGCTGCAGAGCACGATGCTCTGGTTCATCACATCACTGCCGCCTACGAGCAGATGATTACTCGTGCGCACACGCACGGCATTAAGGTCTTTGGTGCGACGATTCTGCCGTTCGTCGGATCGGGTTATTACCATCCGGGTACGGCAGCGGAAGCCGATCGAGAAGCCATCAACGCATGGATTCGCGCGCCTGGGCATTTCGATTCTGTCATTGATCTTGACAAGGTAACCCGCGATCCCGAGCACCCGGAGAGGCTCAAACCCGCATTCGATTCCGGAGATCATTTGCATCCCTCGCCGGACGGTTATGCCGCGATGGCGAATGCGATCCCTCTTTCG